From the genome of Candidatus Krumholzibacteriia bacterium, one region includes:
- a CDS encoding MotA/TolQ/ExbB proton channel family protein: MEFFAAVPAAIGRSLPQILADSGRFGLFILCITFVLSVMTWAVVWDRARLYARLRAKGDALRKAMVTRGIGPCVAEAEHFLPSVEAALLLETRRFVAGRAVDGVLVTDDPALADSERSRLKGLLEARAMNEIGEMERHLILLSTTASMAPFLGLLGTVWGIMHSFLSMGVEGAASIEVIGPGIAEALITTIAGLAAAIPALVAYNVFVRAVQRKETQLDLYISRVLDGVIVMQGGAQRSMNSPRPARTGAGA; encoded by the coding sequence ATGGAATTCTTCGCGGCTGTGCCCGCGGCGATCGGCCGTTCATTGCCCCAGATCCTCGCCGATTCCGGCCGTTTTGGCCTCTTCATCCTCTGCATCACCTTCGTGCTGTCAGTGATGACATGGGCCGTGGTCTGGGATCGCGCGCGGCTCTACGCGCGCCTGCGCGCCAAGGGCGATGCACTCCGCAAGGCCATGGTCACCCGGGGTATCGGCCCCTGCGTGGCGGAGGCGGAGCACTTCCTGCCCTCGGTGGAGGCGGCGCTGCTGCTGGAAACGCGGCGCTTCGTCGCCGGACGCGCCGTTGACGGTGTGCTGGTCACGGACGATCCCGCGCTGGCGGATTCGGAGCGGTCGCGGCTCAAGGGGCTGCTGGAGGCACGCGCCATGAATGAAATCGGCGAGATGGAGCGGCACCTGATCCTGCTGTCCACGACGGCGAGCATGGCGCCGTTCCTGGGCCTGCTGGGAACGGTGTGGGGAATCATGCACAGCTTCCTGAGCATGGGTGTCGAAGGGGCGGCGAGCATCGAGGTCATCGGCCCCGGCATTGCGGAAGCGCTCATCACCACCATCGCCGGCCTCGCCGCCGCCATTCCCGCGCTGGTGGCCTACAACGTCTTCGTGCGCGCGGTGCAGCGTAAGGAGACGCAACTCGATCTCTACATCTCGCGCGTGCTGGACGGCGTGATCGTAATGCAGGGCGGCGCGCAACGTTCCATGAACTCGCCCCGGCCCGCACGCACCGGCGCCGGCGCCTGA
- a CDS encoding DUF4384 domain-containing protein yields MKKNLTPLMISLLLAAPAPAAAVSAARQGGDGGVILRASVPLGGIVNTGDRVAFEFQTRKDAAVLVFSIDSRGFVHLLYPAGPPEVARANTEYSIPEYGSELVVDTPTGVEFAFALAVTDPGAIDAAELAHLRGTDVPGAEPYRITGDPFIAANMVAAELVRGVSHQEVYFGYTNFYVNQRVEYPCYLCGACDGVADVDACGEYRVVQNFQRSESLVYPLPRGYDMVEQVADGSTIIDNPDDGDVVVNFYPYGSEVRYVDPSVYLYPGGWGLWDPFYWYWPGYYPYCGSGWSVGIGWGWGWGWGWGWGGWGGYYSCGWYAPPCNYPSYPYYPSGGYTYPEKFKTRYKSGDVQSGSLTAQRTRAAQRDGSLRIAQKDVQRSVTRANRTSLARSTRSATRATVMAGRYGTPRVKTTVSGTNRGKTAVRGAPARTGSRPTAGVRGAPATRSGSKPAVRGSTPQRTRGSSGTVRPAPSSRGSSSGVKGAPRGASSRGSSGVKSRGSSSRGGSGSRSAPAARGGSAKGGSRSR; encoded by the coding sequence ATGAAGAAGAACCTGACTCCCCTGATGATTTCTCTCCTGCTCGCCGCTCCGGCTCCGGCAGCCGCGGTTTCCGCCGCGCGCCAGGGTGGAGACGGTGGGGTGATCCTGCGCGCCAGCGTCCCGCTGGGCGGCATCGTCAACACAGGCGACCGCGTCGCGTTCGAATTCCAGACCCGCAAGGACGCCGCGGTGCTCGTGTTCAGCATCGACTCGCGCGGCTTCGTCCACCTGCTGTATCCCGCGGGTCCGCCCGAGGTGGCCCGCGCCAATACGGAGTATTCCATCCCCGAATACGGCAGCGAGCTGGTGGTCGACACGCCCACCGGGGTGGAGTTCGCATTCGCCCTCGCGGTCACGGACCCCGGCGCCATCGACGCCGCGGAACTCGCCCACCTGCGGGGCACCGATGTGCCGGGCGCGGAGCCGTACCGTATAACGGGCGATCCGTTCATTGCCGCCAACATGGTGGCGGCCGAGCTGGTGCGCGGGGTTTCGCACCAGGAGGTTTACTTCGGATACACCAACTTCTACGTGAACCAACGCGTGGAGTACCCGTGCTACCTGTGTGGTGCGTGTGACGGCGTGGCCGATGTCGATGCGTGCGGTGAGTATCGCGTGGTGCAGAACTTCCAGCGCAGCGAGTCGCTCGTCTATCCGCTGCCGCGCGGCTACGATATGGTGGAGCAGGTGGCGGACGGTTCGACCATCATCGACAACCCCGACGACGGTGACGTCGTCGTCAATTTCTATCCCTACGGTTCGGAGGTACGCTACGTCGACCCGAGCGTCTACCTGTATCCAGGCGGCTGGGGTCTGTGGGATCCCTTCTACTGGTACTGGCCGGGCTACTACCCGTACTGCGGGAGCGGCTGGTCGGTGGGCATCGGCTGGGGCTGGGGCTGGGGCTGGGGTTGGGGTTGGGGAGGCTGGGGCGGCTACTACAGCTGCGGCTGGTACGCGCCGCCGTGCAACTACCCGAGCTATCCGTACTACCCGTCGGGCGGCTACACATACCCCGAGAAGTTCAAGACCCGCTACAAGAGCGGCGACGTCCAGTCCGGATCGCTGACCGCGCAGCGCACGCGTGCCGCACAGCGCGACGGCAGCCTGCGCATCGCGCAGAAGGACGTCCAGCGCTCGGTGACCCGGGCCAACCGCACGTCGCTCGCGCGCAGCACGAGATCCGCCACGCGGGCGACGGTCATGGCCGGACGCTATGGAACGCCGCGGGTGAAGACCACCGTTTCCGGAACCAACCGCGGCAAGACCGCCGTGCGCGGTGCACCGGCGCGGACGGGTTCGCGGCCGACGGCCGGCGTGCGCGGTGCACCCGCGACGCGGAGCGGTTCGAAACCTGCGGTGCGCGGAAGCACGCCGCAGCGGACGCGTGGATCATCCGGGACAGTCCGGCCGGCGCCGAGCTCGCGTGGTTCCAGCAGCGGTGTGAAGGGTGCGCCGCGGGGCGCGTCGAGCCGGGGTTCGAGCGGAGTGAAATCGCGGGGTTCGTCATCGCGGGGCGGCAGCGGGTCGCGAAGCGCGCCGGCCGCGCGCGGCGGCAGCGCCAAGGGCGGCTCGCGTTCGCGCTGA
- a CDS encoding MBL fold metallo-hydrolase has product MQLGEWTVRSCLAGSFGLDGGAMFGVVPRIMWAKALPPDEFNRVPMVMRLLLVQGRGHTVLVDVGAGGGHSPKNREIYAFSDMKPLRDVVRASGVDPDAITDVLLTHLHFDHGAGIVDPDGDGWRLVFPDARHHLQRSQWEHAFAPTPRDRASYYEDRMRVLEREGVLVVHDGPWQLAPGFELLVFDGHTPGQQLPLIHGNGTAIFFCGDLIPTHHHIPTPYVMSYDLLPVAAMQEKSAVLERAAAENWILFFEHDAHLAACRIVKDGKRFTKGAEVDIAGA; this is encoded by the coding sequence ATGCAACTGGGAGAGTGGACGGTCCGGAGTTGCCTCGCGGGGAGTTTTGGTCTCGACGGGGGTGCCATGTTCGGGGTGGTGCCGCGGATCATGTGGGCGAAGGCGCTGCCCCCCGACGAGTTCAACCGGGTGCCCATGGTGATGCGGCTGTTGCTGGTGCAGGGGCGCGGACACACCGTGCTGGTCGATGTCGGCGCGGGTGGCGGGCACAGCCCCAAGAACCGGGAGATCTACGCGTTCTCGGACATGAAGCCCCTGCGTGACGTGGTGCGTGCGAGCGGGGTCGACCCCGACGCGATCACCGACGTCCTTCTCACCCATCTGCACTTCGACCACGGCGCCGGGATCGTCGATCCCGATGGCGATGGCTGGCGCCTGGTGTTTCCGGACGCGCGCCACCACCTGCAGCGTTCCCAGTGGGAGCACGCCTTTGCCCCCACCCCGCGCGACCGCGCCAGCTACTATGAGGACCGCATGCGCGTACTGGAACGCGAGGGCGTGCTGGTCGTGCACGACGGCCCCTGGCAACTGGCGCCGGGCTTCGAGCTGCTCGTCTTCGACGGCCACACGCCGGGGCAGCAGCTGCCGCTCATCCACGGAAACGGGACGGCAATTTTCTTCTGCGGCGACCTGATTCCGACCCACCATCATATTCCGACGCCGTACGTCATGAGCTACGACCTGCTGCCGGTCGCCGCCATGCAGGAGAAGTCCGCCGTGCTGGAACGGGCCGCAGCGGAAAACTGGATCCTTTTCTTCGAACACGACGCGCACCTGGCGGCGTGCCGTATCGTCAAGGATGGCAAGCGGTTCACGAAGGGCGCCGAGGTCGACATCGCCGGCGCGTGA
- a CDS encoding YbjQ family protein yields MILATTDTVAGARVTRVLGLVQGSTVRARNIGRDLTAWMKNITGGEVREYTKLLAEAREQCLDRMREEAARMGANAIVGLRFSSTDISEGASELLVYGTAVVIEPE; encoded by the coding sequence TTGATCCTCGCCACCACCGACACGGTTGCCGGCGCCCGCGTCACGCGTGTGCTCGGTCTTGTGCAGGGAAGTACCGTGCGCGCGCGCAACATCGGGCGCGACCTGACCGCCTGGATGAAGAACATCACCGGCGGTGAGGTTCGCGAGTACACCAAGCTGCTCGCCGAGGCGCGCGAGCAGTGCCTGGATCGCATGCGCGAGGAGGCGGCGCGCATGGGCGCCAACGCCATCGTCGGACTGCGCTTCTCGTCGACCGACATCTCCGAGGGTGCATCCGAGCTGCTCGTCTATGGCACCGCGGTCGTGATCGAGCCCGAGTAG
- a CDS encoding zf-HC2 domain-containing protein has product MSCNRYQTDGMRLLDGEMSADEAAAYEAHLRGCDVCHREMKSLGRVVRFSEELKLRAPDDEFWKGYWESIYRRSERSIGFVLLIGGLLAVTVYGIYRALTSPALLTYEGISVTIILVGLAIIFISVVRERYHERRNDPYREVER; this is encoded by the coding sequence ATGAGCTGCAACCGATATCAGACCGACGGCATGCGCCTGCTCGACGGCGAGATGTCAGCCGATGAGGCGGCGGCGTACGAGGCGCACCTGCGCGGGTGCGACGTGTGCCACCGCGAAATGAAGTCCCTCGGCCGCGTGGTGCGGTTCAGCGAGGAGTTGAAGCTGCGCGCGCCCGACGACGAGTTCTGGAAGGGTTACTGGGAGAGTATCTACCGGCGCAGCGAACGGAGCATTGGATTCGTGCTGCTGATCGGGGGGCTGCTGGCGGTGACGGTGTACGGGATCTACCGTGCCCTCACCTCACCCGCCCTGCTGACCTACGAGGGCATCAGCGTCACCATCATTCTGGTGGGACTCGCCATCATATTCATTTCCGTGGTGCGCGAGCGCTACCACGAACGCCGCAACGATCCATACCGGGAGGTCGAACGTTGA
- a CDS encoding sigma-70 family RNA polymerase sigma factor → MATRLQLAVAGPVLAEPIVTEDNENEIIAGWKRGDKRSYETLVRRYMTDAFLVAYGFVGNAEDARDLSQEAFIKAYHARGRFEAGRPFYPWLYRILRNHCLNFVQRGRRNLSIDADDFHREIACPRPTPLDNLESEERRRIVRAAIARLSEDHREIIVLKNFKDLSYKEIAEVLDVPIGTVMSRLFYARQALRALIEELEQTGADEAAGGELT, encoded by the coding sequence ATGGCAACCCGATTGCAGCTGGCGGTCGCGGGCCCGGTCCTGGCGGAACCCATCGTGACCGAAGACAACGAAAACGAAATCATTGCCGGCTGGAAGCGTGGTGACAAGCGCTCCTACGAGACGCTGGTACGCCGTTACATGACCGACGCCTTCCTGGTGGCGTACGGTTTCGTGGGCAACGCGGAGGACGCCCGCGACCTGTCGCAGGAGGCGTTCATCAAGGCCTACCACGCGCGCGGCCGCTTCGAGGCCGGGCGCCCCTTCTACCCGTGGCTGTATCGCATCCTGCGCAACCACTGTCTCAACTTCGTGCAGCGGGGCCGGCGCAACCTCTCCATCGACGCGGATGACTTTCACCGCGAGATCGCGTGCCCGCGTCCCACCCCGCTCGACAACCTGGAGAGCGAGGAGCGCAGGCGGATCGTGCGCGCCGCCATCGCCCGTCTCTCCGAGGATCACCGGGAGATCATCGTGCTCAAGAACTTCAAGGACCTCTCCTACAAGGAGATCGCCGAGGTGCTGGACGTGCCCATCGGGACCGTGATGTCCCGGCTGTTCTATGCCCGCCAGGCGCTACGCGCGCTCATCGAGGAGCTGGAACAGACCGGCGCCGACGAGGCGGCAGGGGGTGAACTGACATGA
- a CDS encoding M2 family metallopeptidase, which translates to MTDFRSFLAVHLEQIEALSREVNLAYWNATTSGSPDAFARYSELEVRLQTVYTSQDDFARVRHWRETGDGMDALERRQLDLLHHAYLRNQIDPAKIEAMTRLSSKIVQAFGTFRASADGRELTGNEVRNVLKQSDDAAYRKRVWEADKAVGSEVRDDLLELVRLRNEVARSVGFSDYYVMSLELAEQHAPDLEQLFRRLDELTREPFAREKAEVDAFLSARFGVPARDLRPWHYDDPYFQEAPRIFEVDFDRFYRDADVVDLSRRFFDGIGLDVNQIIANSDLYERPGKEQHAYCIDIDRRGDVRVLANVHNDENWAGTMLHELGHAVYDSYIDPSLPFLLREHAHVFATEAIAMLFGRLSKDAGWIDRMVGVPAGEREELARASQMSSRLAQIVFARWCQVMVAFERALYADPERDLNRLWWDLVEEFQLVARPDGRDEPDWAAKIHVVSAPVYYHNYMLGELFASQLDYAIRNGIFGGEDAGGSIVGDERVGAFLRERVFFAGKRYPWDELVRRASGEALDPRHFVAQFVR; encoded by the coding sequence ATGACCGATTTCCGCTCGTTTCTCGCCGTCCACCTCGAGCAGATCGAGGCCCTCTCCCGGGAGGTCAACCTGGCGTACTGGAACGCCACCACCTCCGGCAGCCCGGACGCGTTCGCGCGCTACTCCGAGCTCGAGGTTCGTCTGCAGACGGTGTACACCAGCCAGGACGACTTTGCGCGCGTCCGCCACTGGCGTGAAACCGGCGACGGGATGGATGCGTTGGAGCGCCGCCAGCTCGACCTTCTCCACCACGCCTACCTGCGCAACCAGATCGACCCGGCGAAGATCGAGGCCATGACGCGCCTCTCCAGCAAGATCGTGCAGGCGTTCGGGACCTTTCGCGCGAGCGCGGATGGCCGCGAGCTGACCGGCAACGAGGTGCGTAACGTGCTGAAGCAGAGCGATGACGCCGCCTACCGCAAACGCGTGTGGGAGGCGGACAAGGCGGTGGGGAGCGAAGTCAGGGACGACCTTCTCGAACTGGTGCGGCTTCGCAACGAGGTGGCGCGATCGGTGGGCTTCTCCGACTACTACGTCATGTCGCTCGAGCTGGCGGAGCAGCACGCGCCGGATCTCGAGCAGCTGTTCCGCCGCCTGGACGAGCTGACCCGGGAACCGTTCGCGCGCGAGAAAGCGGAGGTTGACGCGTTCCTGTCGGCGCGTTTCGGAGTTCCCGCCAGGGACCTGCGGCCCTGGCACTACGACGATCCCTACTTCCAGGAGGCGCCGCGCATCTTCGAGGTCGATTTCGACCGCTTCTACCGGGACGCCGACGTGGTGGACCTCTCGCGCCGTTTCTTCGACGGGATCGGCCTGGACGTGAACCAGATCATCGCCAACAGCGATCTGTACGAACGTCCCGGCAAGGAGCAGCACGCCTACTGTATCGACATCGACCGGCGCGGTGACGTGCGAGTGCTCGCCAATGTCCACAACGACGAGAACTGGGCCGGCACCATGCTGCACGAACTGGGTCACGCGGTATACGACAGTTACATCGACCCGTCGCTGCCCTTCCTGCTGCGTGAGCACGCACACGTGTTCGCCACCGAGGCCATTGCGATGCTCTTCGGCCGTCTCTCCAAGGATGCGGGCTGGATCGACCGCATGGTGGGTGTGCCGGCGGGCGAACGCGAGGAACTGGCACGCGCGTCGCAGATGAGTTCGCGTCTCGCACAGATCGTGTTTGCGCGCTGGTGCCAGGTGATGGTGGCGTTCGAGCGCGCGCTGTACGCGGATCCGGAGCGCGATCTCAACCGGCTGTGGTGGGACCTGGTGGAAGAGTTCCAGCTGGTGGCGCGCCCCGATGGCCGCGACGAGCCGGACTGGGCGGCCAAGATTCACGTGGTGTCGGCGCCGGTGTACTACCACAACTACATGCTCGGCGAGCTGTTCGCCTCGCAGCTGGACTACGCGATCCGCAACGGGATCTTCGGCGGTGAAGACGCGGGGGGCTCGATTGTGGGTGACGAGCGCGTAGGAGCGTTCCTGCGCGAACGCGTGTTCTTCGCCGGCAAGCGCTACCCGTGGGATGAACTGGTGAGACGCGCGAGCGGAGAGGCGCTGGACCCACGCCACTTCGTTGCGCAGTTCGTGCGCTGA
- the fbp gene encoding class 1 fructose-bisphosphatase — protein MSQPNPPASGVITIERHILMEQERFPDSSGSLTNLLYDLALAGKLIASRTQRAGLADILGSAGHENVQGEEVQKLDVYAQRTIYQLTDHTGRLCCMASEEEKEIIPIPEPYPKGDYVLVFDPLDGSTNIDFNVAVGTIFAIFRRRTPSGPGTAEDVLQSGSEIVAGGYLVYGSSTMLIYTTGHGVNGFTLDPTIGEFLLSHPNIRIPEKPRYYSVNQGNEKYWTEGVRHYTRWLQGEEGNARALGLRYIGSMVADVHRTLLGGGVFYYPADTKDPRKPQGKLRLLYEAVPMSYLIEQAGGYGSTGRGPVLDVKPTSLHQRTPVFVGNRELVEKAEELIAKYDG, from the coding sequence TTGTCGCAGCCGAACCCGCCCGCATCCGGCGTCATCACCATCGAACGGCACATCCTCATGGAGCAGGAGCGATTCCCCGATTCCTCGGGTTCGCTTACCAATCTCCTGTACGACCTCGCCCTCGCCGGCAAGCTCATCGCGAGCCGAACGCAGCGAGCGGGGCTGGCCGACATCCTGGGTTCCGCCGGACACGAGAACGTGCAGGGTGAAGAGGTGCAGAAGCTCGACGTCTATGCGCAGCGCACCATCTATCAGCTGACGGACCACACCGGCCGCCTGTGCTGCATGGCGTCCGAAGAGGAGAAGGAGATCATCCCCATCCCGGAGCCGTACCCCAAGGGCGACTATGTGCTGGTGTTCGATCCGCTCGACGGCTCCACCAACATCGACTTCAACGTGGCCGTGGGAACCATCTTCGCCATCTTCCGCCGCCGGACCCCGTCCGGTCCCGGCACCGCGGAGGACGTCCTGCAGAGCGGGAGCGAGATCGTCGCGGGCGGGTATCTGGTGTACGGGTCGAGCACCATGCTCATCTATACGACCGGGCACGGCGTCAACGGTTTCACCCTGGATCCCACCATCGGCGAGTTTCTGCTCTCGCACCCCAACATCCGCATTCCCGAGAAGCCGCGCTACTACAGCGTGAACCAGGGCAACGAGAAGTACTGGACCGAGGGGGTGCGCCACTACACGCGCTGGCTGCAGGGGGAGGAGGGGAATGCGCGCGCGCTGGGGCTGCGCTACATCGGTTCCATGGTGGCCGACGTGCACCGCACTCTGCTGGGCGGCGGTGTGTTCTACTACCCGGCGGATACCAAGGATCCCAGGAAGCCGCAGGGGAAGCTGCGTCTCCTGTACGAGGCGGTGCCGATGTCCTACCTCATCGAACAGGCGGGCGGATACGGGTCGACGGGCCGCGGTCCGGTGCTCGACGTGAAGCCCACGTCCCTGCACCAGCGCACGCCGGTCTTCGTTGGTAATCGCGAACTGGTCGAGAAGGCCGAGGAATTGATCGCGAAGTACGACGGCTGA
- a CDS encoding outer membrane beta-barrel protein, with the protein MTARKSVHGLLLVLALAAMPMPGRAEPHVRNGIYAGAGYGADWGKVELAGQQQTESSGTLNLRLGWALRQNLLLGAEYMRWAKDYEYKTLDGSIPWRVTLSGMVAAVTYFPGNQGFMLRLGLGVADASVDADATSFSEAASYSPDPGLAVLLAVGYEVRLTTRFALGADFDVLYLAVSDDTFDRAYVYGINLQLNWYW; encoded by the coding sequence ATGACGGCACGCAAGAGCGTTCATGGTCTGCTGCTCGTGCTGGCGCTGGCGGCAATGCCGATGCCGGGCCGCGCGGAACCGCACGTGCGCAACGGCATCTACGCGGGTGCCGGTTACGGGGCGGACTGGGGCAAGGTGGAGCTCGCCGGGCAACAGCAGACGGAGTCGTCGGGGACGCTGAACCTGCGCCTGGGCTGGGCGTTGCGCCAGAACCTCCTGCTCGGCGCGGAGTACATGCGCTGGGCCAAGGACTACGAATACAAGACGCTCGACGGCAGCATTCCCTGGCGTGTCACGCTGTCCGGCATGGTGGCCGCGGTAACGTACTTTCCTGGCAACCAGGGCTTCATGCTCCGTCTGGGGCTCGGCGTCGCGGACGCGTCGGTCGACGCCGACGCCACCTCGTTTTCGGAGGCGGCGAGCTACTCTCCGGATCCCGGCCTCGCGGTTCTGCTCGCAGTGGGCTACGAGGTCCGGCTCACCACGCGCTTCGCGCTGGGCGCCGATTTCGACGTGCTGTATCTCGCGGTGAGCGACGATACCTTCGACCGCGCCTACGTTTACGGCATCAATCTCCAACTCAACTGGTACTGGTAG
- a CDS encoding outer membrane beta-barrel protein translates to MKRAFLVTLLLLAAVPAGVVQAQTTEPQYLRLPHRFQIFVEGGGALPTSPSIWDELWDSAFSFGLGAGASIFPWLEVNAGFNTMSFGLNHLQAKGLLGYQGIQEVEGGAISTSIYYGSARFIAVPRARTNPYLEAQVGYFSTSADDVIIEGVVDKSMESVSGMSVSGTVGIQYAMSDYWTAYAKYTYTANLNGDFAPGDLLQPVNGSRDEPKGNQIIQSLIVGVMVRF, encoded by the coding sequence ATGAAACGAGCTTTTCTTGTCACGCTCCTGTTGCTGGCCGCCGTGCCGGCCGGCGTCGTACAGGCGCAGACCACCGAGCCCCAGTACCTGAGGCTTCCGCACCGGTTTCAGATCTTTGTCGAGGGTGGCGGCGCCCTGCCGACCTCTCCTTCCATCTGGGACGAACTGTGGGATTCCGCCTTCTCGTTCGGCCTCGGGGCGGGCGCGTCCATCTTTCCGTGGCTAGAAGTGAACGCCGGGTTCAACACCATGAGTTTCGGGCTCAACCACCTGCAGGCCAAGGGCCTGCTGGGCTACCAGGGAATCCAGGAGGTCGAGGGGGGCGCGATCTCCACCAGCATCTACTACGGCTCCGCGCGCTTCATCGCGGTGCCGCGCGCACGCACCAATCCCTACCTCGAGGCGCAGGTGGGCTACTTCAGCACCTCGGCCGACGACGTGATCATCGAGGGCGTCGTCGACAAAAGCATGGAGAGCGTGAGCGGTATGTCCGTTTCCGGCACCGTCGGCATCCAGTACGCCATGAGCGACTACTGGACCGCCTATGCCAAGTACACCTACACCGCCAATCTCAACGGCGACTTCGCGCCGGGCGACCTGCTGCAGCCGGTCAACGGATCCCGCGATGAGCCGAAGGGCAACCAGATCATCCAGTCGCTGATCGTCGGTGTCATGGTTCGCTTCTAG
- a CDS encoding RtcB family protein — MRVPGRILASERLMADIREDAAVEQVANVAHLPGVVGYSWAMPDMHLGYGFPIGGVAATLLDEEGVISPGGVGYDINCGVRLVGSQLTREEVLPRMDAIVRALFHALPCGPAPHVSGMGALSTAETASVLQDGAGYAVERGFGCARDLEYCEEAGAMEGADPSQVSAQAIERGRRQVGSVGSGNHFVELGWVEEVFDDAAAAALGLEAGGVTILIHCGSRGLGHQVCTDFLQEMNRTRFSFELPDRQLAAAPLDSELGRRYLAAMRAAANFAWANRQVLMVLAERAVAGVFETTPDRLGFRLVYDISHNIAKIETHTVGAGPRAVCVHRKGATRALPPGDDRVPAAYRPVGQPVLVPGDMGTASYVCVGAAPPGEHPFYSSCHGAGRRMSRRSAVRRGAGRSIVDELKRQGVVVMARDRRTLAEEMPEAYKDVSEVVNTLDAAGIIRKTVRIRPLGVIKG, encoded by the coding sequence ATGCGGGTGCCGGGGCGCATTCTCGCCAGCGAACGGCTCATGGCCGACATCCGTGAGGATGCGGCCGTGGAGCAGGTGGCCAACGTGGCGCACCTGCCAGGCGTTGTCGGCTACTCCTGGGCGATGCCGGATATGCACCTGGGCTACGGTTTTCCCATCGGCGGTGTGGCCGCCACGCTGCTGGACGAAGAGGGCGTGATATCGCCCGGCGGGGTTGGTTACGACATCAACTGCGGGGTGCGGCTGGTGGGCTCGCAGCTGACCCGCGAAGAAGTGCTGCCGCGCATGGACGCAATCGTGCGTGCACTCTTCCACGCGCTCCCGTGCGGGCCAGCGCCGCACGTCTCCGGCATGGGCGCGCTGAGCACGGCGGAGACGGCGAGCGTTCTGCAGGATGGCGCCGGCTACGCGGTGGAACGGGGTTTCGGCTGCGCGCGCGATCTCGAGTACTGCGAGGAGGCGGGCGCCATGGAGGGCGCGGATCCGTCGCAGGTGTCCGCGCAGGCCATTGAACGCGGCCGTCGGCAGGTCGGCTCCGTGGGATCGGGCAACCACTTCGTCGAACTTGGCTGGGTGGAAGAGGTCTTCGACGATGCGGCGGCCGCCGCGCTCGGTCTCGAGGCGGGGGGTGTCACCATCCTCATTCACTGCGGATCACGCGGCCTCGGCCACCAGGTGTGCACCGACTTCCTGCAGGAAATGAACCGCACCCGCTTCTCCTTCGAGCTTCCCGATCGCCAGCTGGCCGCGGCACCGCTCGACTCGGAGCTGGGGCGCCGTTATCTGGCCGCGATGCGCGCGGCGGCGAACTTCGCGTGGGCCAATCGCCAGGTGCTCATGGTCCTCGCGGAGCGCGCCGTGGCCGGCGTCTTTGAAACCACACCCGATCGGCTGGGCTTCCGCCTCGTCTACGACATCTCGCACAACATCGCGAAGATCGAAACCCACACGGTGGGTGCCGGGCCGCGCGCGGTGTGCGTCCACCGCAAGGGAGCCACGCGTGCGCTCCCGCCCGGCGACGACCGTGTCCCCGCCGCCTACCGCCCGGTCGGCCAGCCGGTGCTGGTGCCCGGGGACATGGGCACCGCGTCGTACGTCTGCGTGGGTGCGGCACCGCCGGGCGAGCACCCGTTTTATTCCAGTTGCCACGGGGCAGGCCGGCGCATGTCCCGCCGCTCGGCCGTGCGGCGGGGTGCCGGCCGCTCCATCGTGGACGAACTCAAGCGGCAAGGCGTGGTGGTGATGGCGCGGGACCGCAGGACCCTCGCCGAAGAGATGCCGGAGGCCTACAAGGACGTCTCCGAGGTGGTGAACACGCTGGACGCGGCGGGGATCATCCGCAAGACGGTGCGCATCCGTCCCCTGGGCGTCATCAAGGGCTGA